DNA from Roseimicrobium sp. ORNL1:
TGATGGAGACCAGTGCCGTGCCGACCCTGAAGGCTACCCGTGGTGTTCGCGTCGGAATGGCGGCGATGCCATCGGCCTTTGCCAGTCCCCCCGTGCAGGGCATGCCTCCCGTGGCGCCCGTCGAGATGCCGCCACCGGCACCTGCTCCAGCTCCGGCTCCGCCGCCCGTTCAGCAGGCTCCCCTGCCTCCGGGACCGGTGCCCATGCCTCCGCCTGCGCCTGCGCCAGCAGCTCCGGCCGTGGACAATCCGGCTGGGGTGAATGTCCAGCCGCTCATGCTGGATGCGCCCCAAAGCCTCATGGCACCGCCGCTCCCTCCGGGCTCGCTGGCCTCAGGCTCGGGCTTGGAAAGCCCTGAGATTTCGCAAGCCGGGACTGATGAGTTTTCTCGTGGCAGGATGCAGCAGGCCGTGGCAGAGCTGTCTGCCGTGCAGGCCCAGATCGCCGAGAACCGGGCGGCGGAAATGCGCACGCGCGAACGTGCGGGCCGTGAAGGCCAGGAAGCGGAGGAGTATCTCGCCAAGCTGAGCCGTGACATTCGTGAGGCGGAAGAACGGCTCGCCGCGTTGACGCGCGATGCCTCTTCGCGCGAGAGCAACGATGCCGCACTGGCCGCTGCCGCGTCCACTCGAGTGGACGAGCTCAACAGATCGCTGGGTACGATGCAGACGCGCCAGAAGGATCTGGAGTCGAACATTGCCGGTCTCTTCACCGAGCGCACTTCGCGCGAAAAGGATCTGGAAGAGGTCAATGCCCGCCTGGCTGCTGCCCGCGAGGAAGTGGAAGCTGCGAAGAGACTGCAGCAGGCCGTTGCCGATCAGACTCGTGAAGCCGAGGCCCGCCTGCGCGAAGCGGCGAGCAAGGCGGACCAGTCGCAGGAAGCCCACGGCATGACCGCGGAGCGCGTGCGCACCTTGCAGGCCGAACTGACGGCTGCCCAGGAACGCATGCAAACCATGCGCAGCGAGGCGGAGCAGGCATCCAGAGCTTTGGACGATCGCAAGGCGGCCACGGAGGCAGTCATCGCCCAGCGCGAAGAGCATCTGCGCGCGCTGGACATGCGTGTGGCCGAGCATGAGGCCAAGCGGAACGCCGCAGAGACGCGACTTGTGGAACTCGCCGGTACCGACAACCGGCTTGCTTCTGCCAATGAAGCTCTCAAGCTGATTCAGGAGCAGCAGACCGCCACGGAAGTGGCTCTCGCGCGCCTGCGGACCCAGCAGGAGCAGGAACGCTTGGAAATGACCCAGACGGCCGAGAAGCTGGCTTCTGTAGTCGCCCAGTACACGAACGCCACTGCGCAGGCCGAGGAAGCGCAAAAGCAACTTGCCGAGCACGAGGCGAAGCTGGCTGGCGCCAGGGATGCGATTGCTCAAGTGGAAGCTGCGGCCGCAGCCCGGCAGGCGGAGTTGGATAGAGCGTTTGCCGAAAGGCAGGCTGCGATGGAAAAGGCCAGCGCGGAACGTCAGCAGCAGGTCAGTGAAGCGGAAGAGCGCACCCGGTCGTTGGAGGGCGTGTTTGCCGGACTCACCGGACGCATCAACGAACTTCGCGAACTGGAAAAGGTACTGGTGGAAACCAGGCCGCGGCTTGAGGCAGTGGAAGCCCGCCGCAACGAAGCCGAGGCCTCGCTGACTGCACTCTCCGCACAGGTGCACGACCGCACTCGCGAACTCAGCGAGGTGGCGGCCCGTGTGGGCGCGCAGGAAAACGCGCTGAAGGAGATGGCGGCCAGCGAACAGCAAATGCAGGCAAACCTGCAGGCCATTCGCAAGGAAAGCGATGCCGAGCGGGCTCGTTTCGAAGAGTTGCGCGCCACGACTGCGGCCGGGGAAAAGGCCCTGGGCGGACGTCGCGCCGAACTGGAGCGCATGGTGGCGGACATGGAGAGCTCCGCACTGTCCTCCAAGGAGCGACTGGAGCAGCTGCGTCGGCAGGAGGAGGAAGTCATGCGGAAGCTTGGCGATCTCTCCACCACAGACTCGAAACTTCAGGATGCAGCCAAGGCGCTTCAAGTGGTCGAGGAACAACGCACACGCATCCAGGAGCAGATTATCGCTTTGGGAGCGCAGCGTGAGGAGCGCGAGCAGGAGATCTCCGCCACTGCGGAAAAGGGCGCCGCCCAGCACTTGCTGGTGCTGACGCTTTCCCGTCAGCGTGCCGGTCTCGAAGAGAACGTGACCGAGCTCACCGGTGCCGCTGAAAAAGCCCGCAAGCTGCTTGCGGATACGGAAGCCAAGAGAACCGAGATGGAGGCCAAGCTCACCGCCCGCACGGGTGAAGCTGAAAAGGCACTCGCCGAGATGGAGAAGAAGGTGGCTTCGGAGAAGAAGGCCTTCGAAGAATTCAAGACCAAGCGCGAGGAGATCGACAAGCAGCTTGCTTCGCTGAAGGACACAGAGAGCAAGATCGCTTCTGCGCGCGACATGCTCACTGCGACCAACAAGGGCCAGCAGGAAGCCGAGGCGAAACTCAAGCAAACGCTGGAAAACGTCACCGCGGAGCAGGCTCGCTTGGAATCACTGGCAGGCAAGGGCGCAGAGATGCAGCGCTCGATTGATGCTCACAAGCAGCAGCAGGATTTCCTTCAGGAGAACATCACCAAACTCTCGAACGATTCCAACGCGCAGCTGGCAATCATCGCGAAGAACCAGGCTGCGGCAGCAGAGTCGGCCCGTGTGCTCGGACTCAAGCAGACCGAACTCTCGAACGTGGAAGATCAGCTCGCCATCGCTTCTCGGAAGCGTTTGGATCTTGAGAACCAGATTGCTGAGTTCCGGGATCTTGAGCAGAAAATCGCCGCCGCGCGCGAAGGCTTTGCCGCACTGGAGCGCCAGACGGGAGAAGAACAGCAGAAACTGGCTGCCGCCGCGCATGAAAAGACCCAGACCGAACAGGCGCTCGCCGCGGTGAGGCTGGAGATGGAAGGCCAGCGGACGCAACTGGACGCCCTACGCCAGCAGCAGGAACAGGCGAAGCGCGAGATCGAAGTCGCGAAGCAGCTTGCCGAGGCGGAGAACAATCGTGCTGTCGGTATCCGCGACGAGATGGCGCAGGTGGGCGCTGCAATCGCTGCGCGTCAGGCAGAGGTGGTTGCCACGGAAAAGAAACTGGAGGCGGTGCAGGCCAAGCTCGTGCCGGCGGAGAAGCGTTTCGCCGACCTGCAAGATTTGGAAAACCGGGTGCGCGAAGCCCAGGCGGCTTTGAAGGCGACCGAGAAGCTGCGTGGCAACGAGGAAAAGAACATCGCAGAACTCGAGAAGCAGCGTGAAAAGCTGCGTCGCGACATCGCCGGGCTTACCACGCAGGAGAAAGCAGACCGCGCCAAGGCGGACGAGCAGGCCAATCGTGCCAAGTTGGAAGAGGCCCGGGCGGTGGAAGCGGAGAAGAAGCGCGAGCAGGTCATCGTTGCCATCCAGCAGGTGGATGCGAAGCGCGCCGAGATCGAAAGCCGGATTCTCGCTGCGCAGGAAGAGGAAAAGGCCGTGCGCTCCGGCATCCCCGCCGTCACTGCGGAAATGGCAAAGTTGCGCGAGGAACTTCAGGCATTGCAGACCGAGCGTGTCCGCGAGGAGTCGAAGGTCAAGATGCTTACCGACGAGTCCAACGCTGCGGCGATGCGATTCGAAGCAGCAGCCGCGAAGTGCGCCGCAGTGGACAAGGATCGCATTGCCATCGAGCAGGCCATCGCGGGACTGCGCGAGCAACAGGAGCAGGGCGCTGTACGACTTGCCTCCCTCAAGGTGGAGGAGGAGGAATTGCAGACCAGCACTGCCGCGGCCCGCGCCCGCCACGACGAGCGGGAGGCTGCTTTTGCTGCCCGTCTTGGCGAGATGGAGAAGGCGCACGAACATCTTCGCCAGCAGGAGGAGGCCGTGGTCAATTCCATGAACGCCACCCGCCAGCAGCTGCAGGAAGAGGAAGCTGCGGGCGAAACCCTGCGGCAGAAGTTCGCTGCCGCTGAGGCGCGCTACTCAGAACTGGTTCGCTCGGGTGAGAAGATTATCTCCATCAATGAGGCCCTGGAGCTTGCGGACGAACGCAGGCGTGAGATGAATCGTAACCTGGCCAGCCTGGCTGAACAGGAACTCGCGCTGCAAGTCCGTTTCAACGCCCTGGATGAGAACATCAAGCGTGACACGCGCCGTGAGGAAGAAGTCCGCCGCGAACGCGAACAGGCCGAGGAACAGAACCGCCAGACGATGGAACGCCTTCGCGGTGAGTTCGAAGGGATGAAGCAGATGTTCGGCGACCAGCTCAAGCGTGAAGAGACTGCGCTGGCTTCCCGGATGAAGGAGCGCATCGCGGACATGCAGCAGAAGCATGACATCCTTTCGCGAGGCCTTTCTGCCGCCACCGACGAGCAGACAGTCATCCTGTTTGCCAACGATCTTATCAAACGGCTGGACCTTCTCGACATCCTCATCCAGCGCTACACTGGCTCTGGGCAGGATGGCGTGGAGCAGCAGCTCCGCACGTTGAGGGCTTCCTTTGAAGATATTCTTTCCCAGCATGGCATCGCCGAGTTCCGCGTGGATACGGGAACAGAGGTCGATGTGGCTCTGCGTCAGCGCATTGCCGTGGTGGAGAACGTAACCGGTGAGCAGCGGCCCCGTGTCGTGGAGAGCTACCGCCCCGGTTTCGTCTATTCTCCTGATGGTTCAAGGGAGATGATACTTCGCAAGGTAGAGGTTAAGACTTCGAGCGAATAATGGCTCATACTGCTTCGGTCGCTTGTCTTGATCTGCGAATCCTGCTAAGGATCTTCAGTTCAACCCTCGAATCATGGCAGAATTTGTCGGCATCGACCTCGGCACCACTCTGTCCGGTCTGGCTTATCTAAAGCCGGATGGACATCCTGAAATCGTCCCCAATGCGGATGGAGAACGACTGACACCGTCAGTCGTCTACTTCGACGCGCATGAAGACGTGAAGTTAGTGGGCAGTGCCGCGCGCGATGGCGGCGATCCCGACCGCACGATCTACCAGATCAAGCGGCACATGGACGATCCTGAACACTTCGTGGAGATTGACGGCAAGAAGTGGACGCCGGCTGAGATTTCCGCGCTCATCCTGAGCAAGCTCAAGCGGGAATGCTCGCGCATCGTGGGTGACATCAAGGAAGCCGTGATCACCGTGCCTGCGAACTTCAATGAGCTGGCGCGCAAGAGCACCATCGCCGCCAGTGAGATGGCCGGCATGAAGGTGCGTCGCCTGGTGAATGAACCCACGGCTGCGGCGGTGTATTATGCCCACGGCCAGGGCGTGCGCGGAAAAGTGCTCGTGTTTGACATGGGCGGTGGCACGCTGGACGTGACCATCCTTGAGGTGGACGGCGAGAGCTTCCGCATCATGACGAGTGAAGGCGCCCGCCACCTTGGGGGTTCAAATATCGATGAGCAACTTCTGGATCTCTACGCGGATCAGTATCGCGAGCAGACCAATTCAGAGCTCTTCTCGGATGAACGCCAGCGCCGCCGTGTGCTGCACGCTGCCGAGGATGCGAAGAAGATGCTGAGCAAGCTGCAGCGCGTGAATGACACCATCGGCAACGATGTGAATGGCATTGCACGCATCGACTTCACCCGGGATCAGTTTGAGAAGCTCGTGGCGAAGCTGCTCACGCGCGCCATCATGCTGGTGGAGCAGGCGCTGGCTGGCGTGAATCTCACGCCCAAGGATATTGATCACGTGGTGCTCGTGGGTGGTTCCACCCGCATTCCGAAAGTGAAAGTCGCGCTGGAGCGATTCTTCGGCAAGGCGCCCAAGTCTTGCGGCAACGTGGATGAAGCTGTGGCCCTCGGTGCAGCGCTCTTTGCGAGGAAGTCCGCGCGTGTGCGTGAAGTTTGCAATGCCAGCTATGGCACGCTTGCCTACGTCGTGAATCAGACGACGGGCGAGGAAGGGGTGCGTAACTCCATCGTCATTCCGAAGAATACGCCGATTCCCTGCTCCCACACGCAGGTCTACATCACCTCTGATCCGAATGAGCGCTTCATCGAGGTGGATATCACGCAGGGTGAAGATGATGATCCCCGCTTCGTGGACGTCATCGGCAAGATCACCCTGGAAGTGCCGGCGAACCGCCCTGCCGGATGCGAGGTGGCCGTGACCTACAGCTACGATGAAAACCAGCGCGTGCGCGCCCTCGTGGTGGACAAGGAGAGCGGACGTTCCCAGGAAATCGCCGTGACCTACAAGGGCGCCGGCATCCTCACGGATGAGGAACTGGAAAACCGCGGTACCATGCTCCGCAAACTGCGCATTGAGTAGCGAGACCTTTCTGAAACCCCCGTCGTCATCGCCATCATGTTCGAGAAGCTCAAGACCATCTTCAAAACCAAGGATGCTCCCGCAGGCAAGCCGCCACAGTCACGTGGCAGCAGCAACGGAGACAGCGTCCTTTCGAAAGTGACCAGCGTGGGCCGTGAGAAAGAGGCCCGTGGTCCCGTGCCTCTGGCTCCAACAGAAGGCGCAGCGAAACCAGCTCCCGCCGCAGCCGCTACGCCTGCCCCTGCACCCGCAGCGGCCCCAGCGCCGGCGCAGCGCCAGCCGATTCAACCCAAAGCGCCTGCCCAACCACAGGGTCCGAGCCCGGAAGAGATCTGCGGTGTCACCGCGAAGATGAGCAAGGACGAAGTCCGCACACGCCTCGCCTTCCTCTACAAGCGCTACAACCGCGCCACCAGCAGCCTCAACGCCAAGCTCCGTGCCGAGGCGAATGAAATGCTGGATGCCGTGGTCGCCGTGCGGGAGAAGGTGTTCGGGCCGATTTGACGTCCTTCTGCGGGGAAAGTGCGGAACTTTATTGATTAGACCATGAATGCGATCTGGGTGGAAATCCGTGAGCACGTGGAGCAATCGGATGTTCCGCAAACTCACAGAGACCTGCTTGATGCGCGTCGCCATGGGCAAAGTTGTCATCCATGACTGGGATGACGTGAAGGAGAAGCTCGGAAAACGCGTCACGCAATCTGCCAAAGCGGAATCGGCTGACGGCTGACATTTCGGCAATGCTGGGCGCGTACGGAACGCATGCCACGTTTTCTGCTCTTCGCGCTCCTGAGCGCTGTCGCAAGCCTCTCTTTTGGCCAGGCGCCACAAGAGAAGCTCGCGGGATATGTTCTCCCGCTAGATCCCTTCTGGCCCGACCGTGATTCTCCCAAGCTCACCACGCCGGAGTGGATTGGCGAAGCAGGCGTGGACGCTGCGATCACGATCTCCATCGATGACATGCGGGACACGGCGAAGTACGAGGCCTTCATCCGCCCCATTTTGGAGAAGCTGAAGGAGGTCAGTGGAGGACGTGCGCCTTTTAGCATCTTCACGTGTGAGGTGCCGCCGGATGATCCGCAGCTTCAGGCGTGGCTGAAGGAAGGGGTGAGCATGGAGGTGCACACGCTGAAGCATCCCTGCCCGCTGCTGCAGAAGGGTGACTTTGCGGCAGCGAAGGCGACGGTGGATGGCTGCATTGACCTGCTCAGTCAGATTCCCGGGGGCAAGCCGGTGTGTTATCGCATGCCGTGCTGCGACTCCATGAACAGCCCGAGTCCGCGGTTCTACGCAGAGATCTTCCACAAGATGACGCCTGCGGGGAATGCGCTGTCCCTGGACTCCTCCGTGGCATGCATCCTGACCAGCAAGGACAAGTCCATGCCACGTGAGTTGACGATGGATGCGCAGGGTCGTGAGCGCTTCTGGAAGTATTACAATCCCCAGCCCGCGAATGCGGTGAAGTCCATGCAGAACTTCGGGACCTATATCGAGGACTACCCCTACCCGTATGTGATTGGCGAGCGCTGCTGGGAACTGCCCATCGCCATGCCGAGTGACTGGCTGGCGCAGAATTTCCAGGGGAAGAACAACGACGCGACCGTGGGCGATTGGAAGGCCGCGCTCGATATCATTGTGCTCAAGAAGGGCACGATGAACCTGTGCATTCATCCGCACGGCTGGATCCAGGCGTCGCAGATGGTGGAGTTCATCCAGTACGCGCACGAGAAGTATGGGAAGAAAGTCCGCTTCCTCAGCCTGAAGGAGGCGGCGCACAAGCTCGCGAAGCTGGACATCAACAAGCATCGGCCTCAGCCGCCCAAAATTCCGGAGGCTCCGCTTCCGGACGGGGTGAAGCTCATGGATGCCCAGGGACGCGACAACGGAGTGCGCTTCGTGGACCTCAACGGAGATGGTCACGACGACATCGTCTTCTCCAATGCCGAGCGCTATGGCGTGTACATCTACAATCCCACGGAGAAGAAGAACGTGGACTGGCGCGTGGGGTGGACGTTCACCATGCGCGAAGGCAAGGCGGGCGATGCCAACTCCATCCCGCAGATCGTGCGTGCGGATGGCACGAACAACGGCGTGTGGTTCAAGCACGGGTCCATGTGGGTGCAGAACGAAGACACAGACAAGCTGCCGGGAGTCGTGCGGCGCATCACGTACGAGCAACTCCTCAAACAACCAGGGCCACCGACGCGCAGTCCGGAGGAATCACTGAGTTCGCTTCGGGTGAAGAAGGGTTTCGTGGCGGAGTTGGTGGCGAAGGAGCCGATGGTACAGGATCCCATCTTCATCGATTGGGACGAGCGGGGCCGCATGTGGGTGGTGGAGATGGCGGACTATCCGCTGGGCATGGATGGCCAGGGCAAGCCGGGTGGCCGTATCAAGATCCTGGAGGACACGAATCGTGATGGTGTGTATGACAAGGTCTCGCTGTTCCTTGATGAACTGCAGCATCCCACGGGACTGGCCCCGTGGAAGAATGGCATCTTTGCCCTCGCAGGTGGTGAAATCTTCTTTGCTGCGGACACGAATGGGGATGGCAAAGCGGATGTGCGCGAGACGTGGTACATCGGCTTCAACAAGGGAAACTCGCAGCACCTGGCGAATGGACTCTGCTGGGGACTGGACGGTTGGTTCTACGGAGCGAATGGAGACAGCGGTGGCAAGATTCAATCCGTGAAAGGTGGCGGAGTGTTTGATTTGAGCGGCCGCGACTTCCGGTTCAATCCCGTCACGCGCGAATTCCAGCTTCAGCCGGGCAAAACTCAATGTGGCCGCTGGCGCGATGACTACGGCAACTGGTTCGGCTCCAACAACAGCTCCATGGGCTGGCACTATTTCATGGATGAGGGTTACCTCGCGCGGAATCCGAAGCTGGCGGTGCCGACCTTGCGTCGTGTGATGAACACACGGGAGGACAATAAGCGCGTATTCCCCGTGGCCGCGCAGATGCGCCGCTACAACTGGCCGGATGCGGTGAACACGCTGACCTCGGCGTGCAATGCCATGCCGTATCGCGACACCGTGTTCGGTGAAGTCTATCGTGGCTCCATCTTCGTCTGCGAGCCGGCGAACAATCTCGTGCATCGCGAAGTGCTGGAGCCGGAGGGTATCAGCTTCACCGGCCATCGTGCGGATGATGAGAAAGACGCGGAATTCCTCGCCAGTGAGGATCCGTGGTTCCGTCCTACGATGGCGCGCACCGGTCCGGATGGCTGCCTCTACGTGGTGGACATGTATCGTCTGGTGCTGGAGCACCCGGAATGGATTCCCAAGGAGATGCAGGCGCACATGGATCTGCGCGCAGGTGAGGACAAGGGGAGGATCTACCGCATCCGTCCAGAGAGCTTGGAGAAGGAAAGGGTCTCTTTTCCGTGGAGAGGGGAGGACGGGCTGGAGTGGGACCCAAGCAGCAATGTCACCCTGATCTACCATCTGGGTGGCAGCAGTGGCTGGAAGGCGGACACGGCGCAGCGATTGCTGATCGAGCGCGGCGCCAGCGAAGCTGCTCCCATCGCTTCCGGCATGGTGGAGGGCTCTGCGGAAGACCCCCCTCCCTTTCCAGACGTGGTGAACGTGCGCGCGCTCTGGACGCTTCATACCTTGAAGGAGCTCAAGCCCGAGGATCTGGAGTTTGCGCTGAAGTCCTCCCAGCCGCTCACGCGTGCGCACGCGGTGAAGCTGAGCGAGGGACATCTCGGTGAGGAGGCGGTGCTGGCACAAGTCATCAAGCTCGCCGAGGATGCGGATATTCGCGTGCGTGTGCAGGTGGCGCTCACGCTGGGCGAATCTTCCAATGCCCGTGTTCCGGCAGTGCTGCGGGCACTCGCCAAGCGTGACGAAGGGAACAAGGACATGCTCACGGCCCTCCTGACCGCCGTGCCCAAGCATGAAAAGGCACTCGAAGCGGATATCAAAACCTGGCAGGCAGCACTCAAGGCGGATGTGAAACGAGCGGCCGCACCGGCGCCCATCATCCTCACCAATGCCAACCCGGATCGTGAGAAGGTGGTGAAACACTATGCCGGTGCCGCGCAACTCACTGGCAACCCGACCACCGGGCATGCGCTGTACACGAATGTCTGTTCAGGATGCCACCGCTTGAAGAATGAAGGCACCGAGATTGGACCGGATCTGGGCGCAGTGGCGGCAAAGCCGATGGAGCAACTCATCGAGGCCATCATGGATCCGAACCGAGCTGTGGAGGCACGCTTCACCACGCAGACCATCACCACGAAGCAGGGGCGCGAGGTTATCGGTCTCGTGACGGAGGAAACGCCCAATAGCATCACCGTGCGCACGGCTGGAGGTCTGGAGACGATCCTGCGTGCGGATATCACCCGGCAGAACGGCAACACCAAGTCCCTGATGCCCGATGGTCTCGAAATGTTGCTGACTCCGCAACATGTGGCTGACATCCTGTCCTACATCCGGCAAAAGTAGCGGGCCCGTTCATTGTGCATCGCGTAACCTTCTTCCCATGAATCGTTCTCTCTTCTCCTGCATGCTTGGCCTCTGCGCCTTGCTTCTGAGTCCGGCAGCGCACAGCCAGGAGAAGAGTGTGGATGCCTGGTTTGAGGAGGGCGTGAAGGCATTCTTTGATGCGAAGCCCAAGGAATCCGTCGCCGCGTTCGACAAGGTGATTTCCCTCCAGCCCGCAGCCGCTCCGCAGCTCTGGCAGCGTGGGCTTTCGCTGTACTACACCGAGGACTACAAGGAGGGGCGCAAGCAGTTTGAACTGCACCAGACGGTGAACAGCAATGACGTGGAAAATGCGGCGTGGCATTTCATCTGCGTGGCAAAGGCCGACGGAGTAGAGGCGGCGAGGAAGGTGCTGATTCCCATTTCCGGAGATGCTCGTGTGCCGATGAAGGAGGTGCACGATCTCTTCGCAGGGAAGGGGAGCGAGGAAGCGGTGCTCAAGGCGGCGTCTGCCGAAACTGCCAGTGAAGAGGCGCGGAGGAATCACCTGTGCTATGCGCACCTGTACCTCGGGCTGTACTACGAAGCTCTTGGGGAGAAGGAGAAGGCGAAGGCGCACATGGTGAAGTCAGCGACGGAGTACAAGATGGACCACTACATGGGCAAGGTGTCGCAGGTGCATGTGAAGCTGCGGAGATGGTGATGGGTGATATTCACCTGAGGTGCGCTAATTTCTTGGACCACGGGATAAGAGACAAGCCGTATGAGTACCGTGACCCGAAAAAAGCGTTACAGCAGTGATTTTAAAACCCATGCCGTGGAGTTGGTCCGCATGGGCAAGAGTGTGTCCGAGGTGGCTGAAGAACTCGGCATTGGCACTGGCATCCTTTACCGTT
Protein-coding regions in this window:
- a CDS encoding PVC-type heme-binding CxxCH protein, whose protein sequence is MPRFLLFALLSAVASLSFGQAPQEKLAGYVLPLDPFWPDRDSPKLTTPEWIGEAGVDAAITISIDDMRDTAKYEAFIRPILEKLKEVSGGRAPFSIFTCEVPPDDPQLQAWLKEGVSMEVHTLKHPCPLLQKGDFAAAKATVDGCIDLLSQIPGGKPVCYRMPCCDSMNSPSPRFYAEIFHKMTPAGNALSLDSSVACILTSKDKSMPRELTMDAQGRERFWKYYNPQPANAVKSMQNFGTYIEDYPYPYVIGERCWELPIAMPSDWLAQNFQGKNNDATVGDWKAALDIIVLKKGTMNLCIHPHGWIQASQMVEFIQYAHEKYGKKVRFLSLKEAAHKLAKLDINKHRPQPPKIPEAPLPDGVKLMDAQGRDNGVRFVDLNGDGHDDIVFSNAERYGVYIYNPTEKKNVDWRVGWTFTMREGKAGDANSIPQIVRADGTNNGVWFKHGSMWVQNEDTDKLPGVVRRITYEQLLKQPGPPTRSPEESLSSLRVKKGFVAELVAKEPMVQDPIFIDWDERGRMWVVEMADYPLGMDGQGKPGGRIKILEDTNRDGVYDKVSLFLDELQHPTGLAPWKNGIFALAGGEIFFAADTNGDGKADVRETWYIGFNKGNSQHLANGLCWGLDGWFYGANGDSGGKIQSVKGGGVFDLSGRDFRFNPVTREFQLQPGKTQCGRWRDDYGNWFGSNNSSMGWHYFMDEGYLARNPKLAVPTLRRVMNTREDNKRVFPVAAQMRRYNWPDAVNTLTSACNAMPYRDTVFGEVYRGSIFVCEPANNLVHREVLEPEGISFTGHRADDEKDAEFLASEDPWFRPTMARTGPDGCLYVVDMYRLVLEHPEWIPKEMQAHMDLRAGEDKGRIYRIRPESLEKERVSFPWRGEDGLEWDPSSNVTLIYHLGGSSGWKADTAQRLLIERGASEAAPIASGMVEGSAEDPPPFPDVVNVRALWTLHTLKELKPEDLEFALKSSQPLTRAHAVKLSEGHLGEEAVLAQVIKLAEDADIRVRVQVALTLGESSNARVPAVLRALAKRDEGNKDMLTALLTAVPKHEKALEADIKTWQAALKADVKRAAAPAPIILTNANPDREKVVKHYAGAAQLTGNPTTGHALYTNVCSGCHRLKNEGTEIGPDLGAVAAKPMEQLIEAIMDPNRAVEARFTTQTITTKQGREVIGLVTEETPNSITVRTAGGLETILRADITRQNGNTKSLMPDGLEMLLTPQHVADILSYIRQK
- a CDS encoding FHA domain-containing protein codes for the protein MPYLAFNLNNGNEFIFDLEDARLSLGRNSRNEIVIDSSQISSFHAELLRRPDGNYEVVDLKSSNGTFVNGKRVERAVLRQGDKVRFGGLEAKFKDSADTEPSNGHPKSSGKSVEEKKREAERSGTPESKTEAVQLKERVAPQMRNGGGRPAQHMASTATSAVPVLRDSKAPFPAPTPSPAPRSGPSGSSRGRSDDEPIVTAPIAFGPSDSSLAMAPPSGLSDAPLTFAAPQGLSMMPPPASISATPPPAAPVEPPRPELAPPARGRAPSYGNGNGTEVPPQQQPASFKSAGGRQAAPSTATSAVPTLKSTRSVRVGPGAMGFKPPQLQSLDRSTEPGAPEAPPSASLPPPPAAARGGNKNGGRPAHSMMETSAVPTLKATRGVRVGMAAMPSAFASPPVQGMPPVAPVEMPPPAPAPAPAPPPVQQAPLPPGPVPMPPPAPAPAAPAVDNPAGVNVQPLMLDAPQSLMAPPLPPGSLASGSGLESPEISQAGTDEFSRGRMQQAVAELSAVQAQIAENRAAEMRTRERAGREGQEAEEYLAKLSRDIREAEERLAALTRDASSRESNDAALAAAASTRVDELNRSLGTMQTRQKDLESNIAGLFTERTSREKDLEEVNARLAAAREEVEAAKRLQQAVADQTREAEARLREAASKADQSQEAHGMTAERVRTLQAELTAAQERMQTMRSEAEQASRALDDRKAATEAVIAQREEHLRALDMRVAEHEAKRNAAETRLVELAGTDNRLASANEALKLIQEQQTATEVALARLRTQQEQERLEMTQTAEKLASVVAQYTNATAQAEEAQKQLAEHEAKLAGARDAIAQVEAAAAARQAELDRAFAERQAAMEKASAERQQQVSEAEERTRSLEGVFAGLTGRINELRELEKVLVETRPRLEAVEARRNEAEASLTALSAQVHDRTRELSEVAARVGAQENALKEMAASEQQMQANLQAIRKESDAERARFEELRATTAAGEKALGGRRAELERMVADMESSALSSKERLEQLRRQEEEVMRKLGDLSTTDSKLQDAAKALQVVEEQRTRIQEQIIALGAQREEREQEISATAEKGAAQHLLVLTLSRQRAGLEENVTELTGAAEKARKLLADTEAKRTEMEAKLTARTGEAEKALAEMEKKVASEKKAFEEFKTKREEIDKQLASLKDTESKIASARDMLTATNKGQQEAEAKLKQTLENVTAEQARLESLAGKGAEMQRSIDAHKQQQDFLQENITKLSNDSNAQLAIIAKNQAAAAESARVLGLKQTELSNVEDQLAIASRKRLDLENQIAEFRDLEQKIAAAREGFAALERQTGEEQQKLAAAAHEKTQTEQALAAVRLEMEGQRTQLDALRQQQEQAKREIEVAKQLAEAENNRAVGIRDEMAQVGAAIAARQAEVVATEKKLEAVQAKLVPAEKRFADLQDLENRVREAQAALKATEKLRGNEEKNIAELEKQREKLRRDIAGLTTQEKADRAKADEQANRAKLEEARAVEAEKKREQVIVAIQQVDAKRAEIESRILAAQEEEKAVRSGIPAVTAEMAKLREELQALQTERVREESKVKMLTDESNAAAMRFEAAAAKCAAVDKDRIAIEQAIAGLREQQEQGAVRLASLKVEEEELQTSTAAARARHDEREAAFAARLGEMEKAHEHLRQQEEAVVNSMNATRQQLQEEEAAGETLRQKFAAAEARYSELVRSGEKIISINEALELADERRREMNRNLASLAEQELALQVRFNALDENIKRDTRREEEVRREREQAEEQNRQTMERLRGEFEGMKQMFGDQLKREETALASRMKERIADMQQKHDILSRGLSAATDEQTVILFANDLIKRLDLLDILIQRYTGSGQDGVEQQLRTLRASFEDILSQHGIAEFRVDTGTEVDVALRQRIAVVENVTGEQRPRVVESYRPGFVYSPDGSREMILRKVEVKTSSE
- a CDS encoding Hsp70 family protein yields the protein MAEFVGIDLGTTLSGLAYLKPDGHPEIVPNADGERLTPSVVYFDAHEDVKLVGSAARDGGDPDRTIYQIKRHMDDPEHFVEIDGKKWTPAEISALILSKLKRECSRIVGDIKEAVITVPANFNELARKSTIAASEMAGMKVRRLVNEPTAAAVYYAHGQGVRGKVLVFDMGGGTLDVTILEVDGESFRIMTSEGARHLGGSNIDEQLLDLYADQYREQTNSELFSDERQRRRVLHAAEDAKKMLSKLQRVNDTIGNDVNGIARIDFTRDQFEKLVAKLLTRAIMLVEQALAGVNLTPKDIDHVVLVGGSTRIPKVKVALERFFGKAPKSCGNVDEAVALGAALFARKSARVREVCNASYGTLAYVVNQTTGEEGVRNSIVIPKNTPIPCSHTQVYITSDPNERFIEVDITQGEDDDPRFVDVIGKITLEVPANRPAGCEVAVTYSYDENQRVRALVVDKESGRSQEIAVTYKGAGILTDEELENRGTMLRKLRIE